Proteins from a genomic interval of Nitrospina gracilis Nb-211:
- a CDS encoding GAF domain-containing sensor histidine kinase → MADTQIPLGVASGLPFVVLVLIGFRSRASKAIWTGAIVGTVLTFVGLFFSPPTGNWWFAVINRCLTILVIWMTTYFCLLELEWAEKFLKAGELEKAYKRLQEESSYLQLNRDIAFQTNMSKTLEEAIEYSLERICREIDWVLGHFFYVEEKEKTLIPTGIWFCQTPHRYEEFIKVTEITKLEEGEGLPGRVLADSKPHWIQDVGQDTNFSRNKMVEELGVKTGLAFPVYIGSQVVGVMEFFSNKELEPNARLLEVMESIGILLGRVMERQRVDRDKEDYNNHLRRLYHRLDSIREEESKRIAREVHDELGQVLTAIKLDISRVQAKVPPEREDISEDVELISDLIQKTIQTVKRISLDLRPPVLDRMSLTEAIEWQGKLFQSRTGIEFDLSTQPDVISLDTQRSGTIYRIFQECLTNVIRHSEASKVNVDLTDYEGLLTMRVCDNGKGLVPEQINENFSLGLLGMKERAQIWGGQVHFNGKKNEGTTITIELKH, encoded by the coding sequence GTGGCAGACACTCAGATCCCTCTGGGTGTCGCCAGCGGACTGCCGTTTGTGGTATTGGTCCTGATTGGTTTCCGGTCCCGGGCGAGTAAGGCGATCTGGACCGGCGCCATCGTGGGTACCGTGTTGACCTTTGTCGGGCTCTTCTTTTCGCCGCCCACGGGGAACTGGTGGTTTGCGGTGATCAACCGGTGTCTCACCATTCTGGTCATTTGGATGACCACCTACTTTTGTCTGCTGGAGCTGGAGTGGGCGGAAAAGTTTTTAAAGGCGGGGGAACTGGAAAAAGCATACAAGCGGCTTCAAGAGGAAAGCTCTTACCTTCAGTTGAACCGCGACATCGCCTTCCAGACCAATATGAGCAAAACTCTGGAAGAAGCGATCGAGTATTCGCTGGAAAGAATCTGCCGGGAAATCGACTGGGTGCTGGGGCATTTCTTTTACGTTGAGGAAAAAGAAAAAACGCTGATACCAACGGGAATCTGGTTTTGCCAAACTCCCCACCGTTACGAAGAATTCATCAAGGTGACTGAGATCACCAAGCTGGAAGAAGGGGAAGGGTTGCCGGGGCGGGTGCTTGCCGACTCCAAACCACATTGGATTCAGGATGTGGGGCAGGATACCAACTTCTCCCGTAACAAAATGGTGGAAGAGCTGGGCGTCAAAACCGGGCTGGCGTTTCCGGTTTACATCGGCTCGCAGGTGGTGGGAGTCATGGAGTTTTTCTCCAATAAAGAGCTGGAACCCAACGCCCGCCTTCTTGAGGTGATGGAAAGCATCGGCATTCTGCTGGGCCGTGTGATGGAACGGCAGAGGGTGGACCGCGACAAGGAAGATTACAACAATCACCTGCGCCGTCTGTACCATCGCCTCGACTCCATTCGTGAAGAGGAAAGCAAGCGCATCGCACGCGAAGTGCACGACGAACTGGGCCAGGTGTTGACGGCGATCAAGCTGGATATCTCCCGCGTGCAGGCCAAGGTGCCTCCGGAAAGAGAGGACATTTCCGAGGATGTGGAATTGATTTCCGATTTGATCCAGAAAACCATTCAAACCGTCAAGCGCATTTCCCTGGACCTGCGGCCGCCTGTTCTTGATCGCATGAGCCTGACCGAAGCGATTGAATGGCAGGGCAAGTTGTTTCAAAGCCGCACGGGAATCGAATTCGACCTGTCCACGCAACCGGATGTCATCAGCCTCGACACGCAGAGGTCCGGCACCATTTACCGGATCTTTCAGGAATGTCTCACCAATGTGATCCGCCATTCCGAGGCCAGCAAGGTGAACGTGGACCTCACGGATTACGAGGGATTGTTGACCATGAGAGTGTGCGATAATGGCAAGGGACTTGTTCCGGAACAGATCAATGAAAACTTCTCGCTCGGTTTGCTTGGTATGAAAGAGCGGGCGCAGATCTGGGGCGGCCAGGTTCACTTCAACGGCAAGAAGAACGAAGGCACGACCATAACCATAGAATTGAAACATTGA
- a CDS encoding 2-oxo acid dehydrogenase subunit E2, translating to MSEDIKLPALGEGIESGDVAKIHVQEGSEVKVDTVLLELETEKALLELPSPVAGRITAVKISEGDTIKVGQSLFDVDTDGSGGDSKQEKTDDKKEEPETKPAEKKEKDTSEKKEPEKKASKEKDTSPQKAPPQTREDSAEQKKTEKKKEEKESSKDTSKERQVESLPVPAGPGARRLARELGVDLRQVAGSARGGRITLDDIKAYTKKKMTAPSTGPAVQPEPLPDFTQWGKVETKPMGSLRGKIASNLTRAWNAVPLVTQFDEADITDLEALRKSQAEFIKKMGGKLTVTVLVLEALVAALREHPQFNASIDLNEGIIHYKKYYNIGVAVDTPSGLIVPVIKNVDQKSVAELAVELTELSERARNRKVSLDELRGGNISVSNLGGIGGTGFTPLVLPPEVAVVGLSRTRMQPVYKDGKFQPRLILPFCVSYDHKLIDGADAARFARTLAERLENFTGTLLQG from the coding sequence ATGAGCGAAGACATCAAACTGCCCGCACTCGGTGAAGGCATCGAATCCGGCGATGTGGCGAAAATCCACGTGCAAGAAGGCTCGGAAGTGAAGGTGGACACGGTGCTCCTCGAACTGGAAACGGAAAAAGCGCTCCTGGAATTGCCGTCGCCGGTCGCCGGACGCATCACCGCCGTCAAAATCTCGGAAGGCGACACCATCAAAGTCGGTCAATCTCTTTTCGATGTAGATACCGACGGATCGGGTGGAGACTCCAAACAGGAAAAGACGGACGATAAAAAAGAAGAACCGGAAACCAAACCAGCGGAGAAAAAAGAAAAAGATACGTCTGAGAAAAAAGAACCGGAGAAAAAGGCGTCGAAAGAAAAAGACACCTCACCGCAAAAAGCACCTCCTCAAACCCGGGAAGATTCGGCGGAACAGAAAAAGACAGAGAAGAAGAAAGAAGAAAAAGAAAGTTCCAAAGACACGTCAAAGGAACGGCAGGTGGAATCCCTTCCCGTGCCCGCCGGACCCGGCGCGCGGCGGCTGGCGCGCGAGTTGGGCGTGGACCTGCGGCAGGTGGCAGGGTCGGCGCGCGGCGGGCGCATCACTTTGGACGACATCAAGGCCTACACCAAAAAGAAAATGACGGCTCCTTCGACCGGACCCGCCGTCCAGCCGGAACCGCTTCCCGACTTCACACAGTGGGGCAAGGTGGAAACCAAACCCATGGGTTCCCTTCGCGGCAAGATCGCAAGCAACCTGACCCGCGCGTGGAACGCGGTGCCGCTGGTCACGCAGTTCGACGAGGCAGACATCACCGACCTCGAAGCGCTTCGCAAGTCGCAGGCGGAGTTCATTAAGAAAATGGGCGGCAAGCTGACGGTCACCGTGCTGGTGCTGGAAGCGCTGGTGGCGGCGCTCAGGGAACATCCGCAGTTCAACGCAAGCATCGATCTGAATGAAGGGATCATCCATTACAAAAAGTATTACAACATCGGCGTCGCGGTGGACACGCCTTCGGGCCTGATCGTGCCTGTCATCAAAAACGTCGATCAAAAAAGCGTGGCGGAACTGGCGGTGGAGTTGACCGAACTTTCCGAACGCGCACGCAACCGCAAGGTGTCGCTCGACGAGTTGCGCGGCGGCAATATTTCGGTGTCCAATCTCGGCGGCATCGGCGGCACCGGTTTCACGCCGCTGGTCCTGCCGCCGGAGGTGGCGGTGGTCGGCCTCTCGCGCACACGCATGCAACCGGTGTACAAGGACGGTAAATTCCAGCCGCGCCTCATCCTGCCCTTCTGCGTGTCGTACGATCACAAGCTGATCGACGGCGCGGACGCCGCCCGCTTCGCCCGCACGCTGGCGGAACGGCTGGAAAATTTCACCGGCACCCTGCTTCAAGGATGA
- the lpdA gene encoding dihydrolipoyl dehydrogenase yields the protein MSEHPLIVIGAGPGGYAAAFLAADKGMDVTLVDDRDAPGGVCLHIGCIPSKTLLHIARLIGEARQAKEWGLDFGEPRIDPTALRKWKNKVVDQMTGGLTQLSKQRNVKRITGRAVFQNAHSIQVGGEVLKFKHCIVATGSRPTWPKGFPKPGGQVMDSTSALEIEDIPGRLLVIGGGYIGLEMGTVYAALGSRVTVVEMTGDLLPGVDRDLVRPLQRKLAGDFEAIHLNTKVASLKQNKEAVHAVLENEDGQREEIFDRVLVAVGRQPNTEGLELNSTSIELDAHGFIPVNAQRQTTEPSIYAIGDVTGGALLAHKATHEARVAVEAIAGEKTEWGPRAIPAVVFTDPEIAWCGLTENETKENNIEAEIAKFPWGASGRAQSLGRAEGVTKLILQPKTGRVLGVGLCGAGAGELISEGVLAVEMGAVAEDIAHSIHPHPTLSETLMESAETFLGSATHLFRKK from the coding sequence ATGAGCGAGCATCCGCTGATCGTGATCGGCGCCGGACCCGGCGGGTACGCCGCGGCATTCCTCGCCGCCGACAAGGGCATGGACGTGACACTGGTCGATGACCGCGACGCCCCGGGCGGCGTGTGCCTGCATATTGGATGCATTCCCTCCAAAACCCTCCTGCACATCGCCAGGCTCATCGGCGAAGCGCGACAGGCGAAGGAATGGGGACTCGACTTCGGCGAGCCGCGCATCGACCCCACCGCGCTCCGAAAATGGAAGAACAAGGTGGTCGACCAGATGACCGGTGGCCTCACGCAGTTGTCCAAACAGAGAAACGTGAAACGCATCACCGGACGCGCGGTGTTTCAGAATGCGCATTCCATTCAAGTCGGCGGCGAGGTGTTGAAATTCAAACACTGCATCGTCGCTACGGGATCGCGTCCTACCTGGCCAAAAGGGTTTCCAAAACCCGGCGGGCAGGTGATGGATTCCACCTCCGCGCTCGAGATCGAAGACATCCCCGGACGCCTGCTGGTGATCGGCGGCGGTTACATCGGACTCGAGATGGGCACGGTGTACGCGGCGCTGGGGAGCCGCGTTACGGTCGTGGAAATGACGGGCGATCTTTTACCCGGCGTGGACCGCGACCTGGTGCGTCCGTTGCAGAGAAAACTGGCGGGCGATTTCGAAGCCATTCACCTGAACACAAAGGTCGCGTCGCTCAAGCAAAATAAAGAGGCCGTCCACGCCGTTCTCGAAAACGAGGATGGCCAACGCGAGGAAATTTTTGATCGCGTGCTGGTCGCCGTTGGCCGCCAACCCAACACGGAGGGTTTGGAACTCAACAGCACGTCGATTGAACTCGACGCGCACGGATTCATTCCGGTGAACGCGCAACGTCAAACCACGGAGCCTTCCATTTACGCCATCGGCGATGTCACCGGCGGTGCCTTGCTCGCACACAAGGCGACACATGAGGCACGGGTGGCGGTGGAGGCGATTGCCGGAGAAAAAACGGAATGGGGCCCGCGCGCCATCCCGGCAGTGGTGTTCACCGACCCGGAGATTGCGTGGTGCGGGCTGACAGAAAATGAAACGAAAGAAAACAATATCGAGGCGGAGATCGCAAAATTTCCGTGGGGCGCGTCGGGACGGGCGCAGAGCCTGGGCCGCGCCGAGGGCGTGACCAAACTCATTCTGCAACCCAAGACCGGCCGCGTGCTGGGGGTGGGCCTCTGCGGTGCGGGCGCGGGAGAATTGATCTCCGAAGGTGTGCTCGCCGTCGAGATGGGCGCGGTGGCGGAAGACATTGCGCATTCCATCCATCCGCACCCGACGCTCTCCGAGACGCTGATGGAATCGGCGGAAACTTTTCTCGGCAGTGCCACGCACCTCTTCCGCAAAAAATAA
- the aceE gene encoding pyruvate dehydrogenase (acetyl-transferring), homodimeric type, producing the protein MTQWANIPMDDTDPAETREWVDSLHYLLRSAGPERARFILHRLRDEMRKSGHDLPFTANTPYINTLSAEGQPSYPGDPELERRIRSLIRWNAMAMVVRANRNSAGIGGHISTYASLALLLEMGFNHFFRGPGNGEPGDQVYFQGHASPGVYARAFLEGRLTQKQLENFRRELQEGGGLSSYPHPWLMPGFWEFPTVSMGLSPIMAIYQARFNRYLHHRGLKDTAGSKVWAFLGDGETDEPESLGAITLASREKLDNLIFVVNCNLQRLDGPVRGNGKIIQELEAAFRGAGWNVIKVIWGTDWDPLLAKDNQGLLKKRMMEVVDGWYQKYVVEKGKFIREHFFGVHPELLEMVQSITDDKLETLRRGGHDMEKVYAAYHAAVNHTGSPTVILAKTIKGYGLGEAGEGKNITHQAKKLNENELLSFRTRFGIPIGDDDVVNAPFYKPADDSEELTYLHERRKYLGGYLPERKVRAEPLSVPGRDQFEEFFKGSNGREVSSTMAFVQVLTRLLRNPDLGKLIVPIIPDEARTFGMETLFRQYGIYASQGQLYDPVDMDQLLYYREAQDGQILEEGISEAGSVSSFIAAGTAYATHGINTIPFFVFYSMFGFQRIGDLIWAAADMRTRGFLLGGTSGRTTLNGEGLQHEDGHSHLLAATVPNLLTYDPAYAYELAIIIQDGLRRMYQQQESVFYYITLYNENQVMPEMPKGVEDGILKGLYKFQRGPGKPDMPKAHLFGSGSLLQEALRAQRILEEHFQVSADVWSATSYKALRRDALEVDRWNRLHPTEKPRASYIEDILKKEKGPIVAVTDYMKLVPDQIAPWVPNAYTTLGTDGFGRSDSREALRRFFEVDAESIAIAALHALAKEGAIPMKRVQQAIDHLDIDPEKPDPVSN; encoded by the coding sequence ATGACGCAATGGGCGAACATTCCCATGGACGATACCGACCCGGCGGAAACGCGGGAATGGGTGGATTCGCTCCACTATCTGTTGCGCTCAGCCGGACCGGAACGCGCCCGGTTCATCCTGCATCGCCTGCGGGACGAAATGCGAAAATCCGGGCACGATCTCCCCTTCACCGCCAACACGCCCTACATCAACACCCTTTCCGCCGAGGGCCAGCCATCCTATCCCGGCGACCCGGAGCTCGAGCGGCGCATCCGCAGCCTCATTCGCTGGAACGCCATGGCGATGGTGGTGCGCGCCAACCGCAACAGCGCCGGCATCGGCGGCCACATCTCCACTTACGCATCGCTTGCCCTTCTTCTGGAGATGGGATTCAATCATTTTTTTCGCGGGCCGGGAAACGGCGAGCCGGGCGACCAGGTTTACTTTCAAGGCCACGCTTCCCCCGGGGTGTACGCACGTGCGTTCCTGGAGGGGCGCCTCACGCAAAAGCAGCTGGAAAACTTCCGCCGCGAACTGCAGGAAGGCGGCGGCCTGTCTTCGTATCCACATCCGTGGCTCATGCCGGGGTTCTGGGAATTCCCCACGGTGTCCATGGGGCTGTCGCCGATCATGGCCATCTACCAGGCGCGGTTCAATCGCTATCTGCACCACCGCGGACTCAAGGACACCGCCGGCAGCAAGGTCTGGGCGTTTCTCGGCGACGGCGAAACCGACGAGCCGGAGAGTCTGGGCGCCATCACCCTGGCCTCCCGTGAAAAACTCGACAACCTGATCTTCGTCGTCAACTGCAACTTGCAACGGCTGGACGGACCCGTTCGCGGCAACGGCAAGATCATCCAGGAACTGGAAGCGGCGTTTCGCGGCGCGGGGTGGAACGTGATCAAAGTGATCTGGGGCACGGACTGGGACCCCCTGCTCGCCAAGGACAACCAGGGCCTGCTCAAGAAACGCATGATGGAGGTAGTGGACGGCTGGTACCAGAAATACGTGGTCGAAAAAGGCAAGTTCATCCGCGAACATTTTTTCGGCGTGCACCCGGAACTGCTGGAGATGGTGCAAAGCATCACCGACGACAAACTGGAAACCCTGCGGCGGGGCGGACACGACATGGAAAAGGTGTATGCCGCCTACCACGCGGCCGTCAACCACACGGGATCGCCCACCGTCATCCTCGCCAAAACCATCAAGGGGTACGGATTGGGCGAGGCGGGAGAAGGCAAGAACATCACGCACCAGGCAAAGAAGCTGAACGAAAACGAACTGCTCAGCTTCCGCACGCGTTTCGGCATCCCCATCGGCGACGACGACGTCGTGAACGCACCCTTCTACAAACCGGCTGACGACAGCGAGGAACTGACCTACCTTCACGAACGGCGCAAATACCTGGGCGGCTACCTCCCGGAAAGAAAGGTGCGCGCCGAGCCGTTGTCCGTTCCCGGCCGCGATCAGTTCGAGGAATTTTTCAAAGGGTCCAATGGACGCGAGGTATCAAGCACCATGGCCTTCGTGCAAGTGCTCACCCGGCTCCTCCGCAACCCGGACCTCGGCAAGCTGATTGTGCCGATCATTCCCGACGAGGCGCGCACCTTCGGCATGGAAACCCTGTTCCGCCAGTACGGCATCTACGCCAGCCAGGGCCAACTGTACGATCCGGTGGACATGGATCAACTGCTGTATTACCGCGAAGCGCAGGACGGGCAGATTCTGGAAGAAGGCATCAGCGAAGCCGGATCGGTCTCGTCGTTCATCGCCGCAGGCACCGCTTATGCCACACACGGCATCAACACCATTCCGTTCTTCGTTTTCTATTCCATGTTCGGCTTCCAGCGCATCGGCGATCTCATCTGGGCGGCGGCGGACATGCGCACGCGCGGCTTCCTGCTCGGCGGCACGTCGGGACGCACCACATTGAACGGCGAAGGCCTGCAACATGAAGACGGACACAGCCACCTGCTCGCCGCTACGGTGCCGAACCTCCTCACGTACGACCCGGCGTACGCGTACGAACTCGCCATTATCATTCAGGATGGACTGCGCCGCATGTACCAGCAACAAGAAAGCGTGTTCTACTACATCACTCTCTACAATGAAAACCAGGTCATGCCGGAAATGCCGAAAGGCGTCGAGGACGGCATTCTCAAAGGCCTGTATAAATTCCAGCGCGGACCCGGCAAACCGGACATGCCGAAGGCGCACCTGTTCGGTAGTGGCAGTCTGTTGCAGGAAGCGCTCCGCGCCCAGCGCATCCTGGAAGAACATTTCCAGGTATCGGCGGATGTGTGGAGCGCCACCAGCTACAAGGCACTGCGCCGCGACGCGTTGGAAGTCGATCGATGGAACCGCCTGCACCCGACCGAAAAACCGCGCGCTTCTTATATCGAAGACATTTTGAAAAAGGAGAAGGGGCCCATCGTCGCGGTGACCGATTACATGAAGCTGGTGCCGGACCAGATCGCGCCGTGGGTGCCGAATGCGTACACCACCCTCGGCACCGACGGGTTCGGCCGAAGCGATTCTCGCGAAGCCCTGCGCCGGTTTTTCGAAGTCGATGCGGAGTCGATTGCGATCGCCGCCTTGCACGCACTGGCCAAAGAAGGTGCCATCCCGATGAAACGCGTACAGCAGGCAATCGATCACCTGGACATCGATCCAGAAAAACCCGATCCGGTTTCTAACTAA
- a CDS encoding response regulator transcription factor translates to MEPSSKHIKILVADDHPIFRQGIHRAFSAIKDMEVVEEAVNGGEMLQKARETKVDLVLLDITMGGEWSLEYMKQLKEEFPGLPVVVVSVYPEEHFAMRYLKAGASGYVTKESPLEVLINAIRKVASGGKFLSPEYMEKLTFNFNGFDKQPHEYLTDREFEVFCLLSGGKSLTEIAQKLCLSVKTVSTHRTHILQKMNMKTNSELTQYALLNRLL, encoded by the coding sequence ATGGAACCTTCATCGAAACATATAAAAATTCTTGTGGCGGACGATCATCCCATTTTCCGTCAAGGCATCCACCGTGCGTTTTCCGCGATTAAAGACATGGAAGTCGTGGAAGAAGCGGTCAACGGTGGAGAGATGCTTCAGAAGGCCCGGGAGACGAAGGTGGACCTCGTTCTGCTCGACATCACCATGGGCGGCGAGTGGAGCCTGGAGTACATGAAGCAACTGAAGGAAGAGTTTCCCGGTTTGCCCGTGGTCGTGGTCAGTGTGTATCCGGAAGAACATTTCGCCATGCGCTATCTGAAAGCCGGCGCTTCCGGCTACGTTACAAAGGAAAGCCCGTTGGAAGTCCTCATCAACGCCATTCGCAAAGTGGCATCCGGAGGGAAGTTTTTGAGCCCGGAATACATGGAGAAGCTGACATTCAACTTCAACGGCTTCGACAAACAACCCCACGAATACCTGACGGACCGTGAGTTTGAAGTTTTCTGCCTTCTGTCCGGCGGCAAGTCACTCACCGAGATCGCCCAGAAGCTGTGCCTCAGCGTGAAAACCGTCAGCACCCACCGAACCCACATCCTGCAAAAAATGAATATGAAGACTAATTCTGAACTCACTCAGTACGCTCTTTTAAACCGGCTGCTCTGA